From the genome of Thermococcus chitonophagus, one region includes:
- the hisH gene encoding imidazole glycerol phosphate synthase subunit HisH, which yields MEMIAIVDLGVGNLANVRKALKGVITSDPYEIEKAEKIVLPGVGNFGAVMERLHPLKDVILEGIKEGKPFLGICLGLQLLFEESEESPGSRGLEVFKGKVVKLKGVRVPHIGWNQVWIRKDCPLFRGIKSGSYFYFVHSYHVVPQDEDIIVATTDYGLDFVSAVCKDNVFAVQFHPEKSSRNGLKLLENFRRL from the coding sequence ATGGAGATGATAGCAATAGTTGACCTTGGAGTGGGCAACCTAGCGAACGTGAGAAAGGCCCTCAAGGGAGTTATAACCAGCGATCCCTATGAGATCGAAAAGGCTGAGAAGATAGTGCTCCCTGGGGTCGGGAACTTTGGTGCCGTGATGGAGAGGCTCCATCCCCTTAAGGATGTAATATTGGAGGGGATTAAGGAGGGTAAACCATTCCTTGGTATTTGTTTGGGACTTCAGTTGCTCTTTGAGGAGAGCGAGGAGAGCCCTGGGAGCAGAGGTCTTGAAGTTTTTAAAGGTAAGGTCGTGAAGCTGAAGGGAGTTAGAGTCCCCCACATAGGCTGGAATCAGGTCTGGATAAGAAAGGACTGTCCTCTCTTTAGAGGAATAAAGAGCGGGAGCTACTTCTACTTCGTCCACTCCTACCACGTGGTCCCCCAGGATGAGGATATAATCGTGGCGACCACGGACTATGGACTTGACTTCGTTTCAGCGGTGTGTAAGGATAACGTGTTTGCTGTACAATTCCACCCGGAAAAGAGCAGTAGAAATGGATTGAAGCTTTTAGAGAACTTTAGGAGGCTGTAA
- the hisA gene encoding 1-(5-phosphoribosyl)-5-((5-phosphoribosylamino)methylideneamino)imidazole-4-carboxamide isomerase: MEVYPAIDLMNGKAVRLYKGERERVRVYGDPLKFAEKFSELVDKIHIVDLDGAFTGRPQNLDVIKRIIEETGLRVQVGGGFRDYNSIAKAYEIGVENVILGTKAFDLKFLEMVTQEFPGITVSLDSKAGKVAVRGWTEASEIEVSEAYEMLRGYVNRFVYTSIERDGTLTGIESIEKFWRDEEFIYAGGVSSPQDVIKLAEIGFSGVIVGKALYEGAVSLEELVGVAEIAGKEDNRGP, from the coding sequence ATGGAGGTATATCCGGCGATAGATCTTATGAATGGGAAGGCGGTAAGGCTCTACAAAGGTGAGAGGGAGAGAGTTAGGGTTTATGGTGATCCATTGAAGTTCGCTGAAAAGTTCTCGGAGCTGGTTGATAAAATTCACATTGTCGATCTTGATGGGGCATTTACGGGGAGGCCTCAGAATCTCGATGTCATCAAGAGGATAATTGAGGAGACTGGCTTGAGGGTTCAGGTTGGAGGTGGCTTCAGGGATTATAACTCAATAGCGAAGGCCTACGAGATAGGGGTTGAGAACGTCATTCTAGGCACTAAAGCTTTCGATCTAAAGTTCCTTGAGATGGTAACCCAGGAATTTCCAGGGATAACGGTCAGTCTCGACAGCAAGGCCGGGAAGGTTGCGGTTAGGGGCTGGACTGAGGCCTCGGAAATTGAAGTCAGCGAGGCCTATGAAATGCTGAGGGGGTATGTGAACAGGTTCGTTTACACCTCCATCGAGAGGGACGGTACATTAACTGGAATAGAGAGCATTGAGAAGTTCTGGAGGGATGAAGAGTTCATATACGCTGGTGGTGTTTCTTCCCCCCAGGACGTGATTAAACTAGCGGAGATTGGATTTTCTGGAGTTATCGTGGGGAAAGCCCTGTATGAGGGAGCTGTTTCTCTTGAGGAGCTTGTGGGGGTGGCTGAAATTGCTGGCAAAGAGGATAATCGCGGCCCTTGA
- the hisF gene encoding imidazole glycerol phosphate synthase subunit HisF, translating into MLAKRIIAALDIKEGRVVKGIKFRNIRDAGDPIELARRYESEGIDEIVFLDITASYEKRQILLDLVERIAEEIYVPFTVGGGIRTAEEAREIVKRGADKIFINTAAVDNPKLVEEIAQVIGTANLVVAIDAKWNGKFWEVYTHGGRKARGIDAVEWAKTVESLGAGEILLTSMDTDGTKQGFDIPLTKAVVEAVEIPVIASGGAGKPEHFLEAFRIGAEAALAASIFHYGEYTVRELKEFLAEHGVPVRLE; encoded by the coding sequence TTGCTGGCAAAGAGGATAATCGCGGCCCTTGACATCAAAGAGGGGAGGGTCGTTAAAGGGATAAAGTTTCGGAACATTAGGGATGCTGGTGATCCAATAGAGCTCGCGAGAAGGTACGAGAGCGAGGGAATAGACGAGATAGTCTTCTTGGACATTACGGCCTCTTATGAAAAGAGGCAGATCCTTCTTGACTTGGTCGAGAGGATAGCCGAGGAGATATACGTTCCATTTACAGTTGGCGGCGGAATAAGGACTGCGGAGGAAGCTAGGGAGATAGTTAAGAGGGGAGCGGATAAGATTTTTATTAACACCGCGGCAGTAGATAACCCCAAACTCGTTGAGGAGATAGCCCAGGTTATAGGGACTGCCAACCTAGTCGTTGCGATAGACGCCAAGTGGAACGGAAAGTTCTGGGAGGTTTACACTCACGGCGGGAGAAAGGCGAGGGGAATAGATGCCGTTGAATGGGCAAAAACCGTGGAATCCCTGGGGGCTGGCGAAATACTCCTGACGAGCATGGATACGGATGGAACGAAGCAGGGCTTTGACATTCCCCTCACGAAGGCCGTAGTTGAGGCAGTTGAAATTCCTGTCATAGCTTCTGGAGGTGCCGGGAAGCCTGAGCACTTCCTTGAGGCGTTTAGAATTGGTGCTGAAGCTGCTTTAGCAGCCTCTATTTTCCACTACGGTGAGTATACGGTTAGGGAGCTTAAGGAGTTCCTAGCCGAGCATGGAGTTCCGGTAAGGCTCGAGTGA
- the hisIE gene encoding bifunctional phosphoribosyl-AMP cyclohydrolase/phosphoribosyl-ATP diphosphatase HisIE: MEELIEQVNWEKNNGVVPVIVQDTKGEVLTLAYMDREALRRTLETGYAHYYSRSQGRIRMKGEVSGNLQIVKEIRIDCDNDALLLIVEPKGPACHTGNYSCFYRKLGEPERILPMDYSLTILRELEELIRKRKENPVEGSYTSYLFREGKEKIYKKFGEEAVEVLVAEGRDRIIYEVADLLYHLLVLLAYNDISLGEVMAELRRRRK; encoded by the coding sequence ATGGAGGAGCTAATAGAGCAGGTTAACTGGGAGAAAAATAACGGCGTAGTCCCGGTTATAGTTCAAGACACGAAAGGGGAAGTGCTGACTTTAGCTTACATGGACAGAGAGGCTTTAAGGAGAACCCTCGAGACCGGGTACGCTCACTACTACTCCAGATCCCAAGGCAGGATAAGGATGAAGGGGGAGGTAAGCGGAAACCTTCAGATTGTGAAGGAGATAAGGATAGACTGCGACAACGATGCCCTCCTTTTGATTGTGGAGCCCAAGGGTCCAGCATGTCACACCGGCAACTACTCTTGCTTTTACAGGAAGTTGGGTGAGCCTGAGAGAATTCTCCCCATGGATTATTCACTCACGATACTCAGGGAGCTTGAGGAGCTGATAAGAAAGAGGAAGGAGAATCCTGTGGAGGGCTCCTACACGTCCTATCTGTTCAGGGAGGGCAAAGAAAAGATATACAAGAAGTTTGGGGAGGAAGCCGTTGAAGTGCTAGTGGCCGAGGGAAGGGATAGGATAATATACGAGGTTGCAGATCTGCTGTATCATCTCCTAGTGCTTTTGGCTTACAACGACATAAGCCTCGGGGAGGTAATGGCCGAACTCAGGAGGAGAAGGAAATGA
- the hisC gene encoding histidinol-phosphate transaminase has translation MKIRKEVLEFRPYRVLEGNYKIWLDKNENPFDLPLWLKEEIFWKLRGLHFNRYPHITSMPLREALAEFLGLDSSNIAVGNGSDELINYLVRMFEGKYIVTTPPTFGMYSFYSKLYGIPIVEVPLDENFRIRGDEIAEKAKDALAVFIASPNNPTGNLQPEEEILKVLETGAPVVLDEAYVEFAGKSMLDYVGDYPNLIILRTFSKAFGLASIRAGYMIADSSVVDALYRIKSPFSVSSVTMAIAQTLLEHYEVVEERVKFIMKERERMYEELMPYAYPSDANFLLVKLDAYNYLLDRGIVVRKLSGRLQGHIRITVGKREENDEVIKALKEFAKEL, from the coding sequence ATGAAGATAAGGAAGGAAGTCCTCGAGTTCCGGCCTTACAGGGTACTCGAGGGCAATTACAAAATATGGCTTGACAAAAATGAGAACCCTTTTGATTTACCGTTATGGCTTAAGGAAGAGATATTCTGGAAGCTTAGGGGTTTACACTTCAACAGGTATCCCCACATAACTTCAATGCCTCTGAGAGAAGCCCTTGCAGAGTTCCTGGGGTTAGATTCTTCGAACATTGCCGTTGGAAACGGTAGCGATGAGCTGATAAACTACCTGGTCAGGATGTTTGAGGGAAAGTACATCGTAACTACCCCACCGACCTTCGGCATGTACTCCTTTTACTCGAAGCTTTACGGCATTCCAATAGTTGAAGTGCCTCTAGATGAGAACTTCAGAATAAGGGGTGATGAGATAGCCGAGAAGGCCAAAGATGCTTTGGCCGTTTTTATAGCCTCTCCAAACAACCCTACGGGAAACCTTCAGCCCGAGGAGGAAATTCTTAAGGTTCTTGAGACTGGGGCTCCAGTTGTCTTGGACGAAGCTTACGTAGAGTTCGCGGGAAAAAGCATGCTGGATTATGTTGGGGATTATCCAAACCTGATAATCCTAAGGACGTTTTCAAAGGCCTTTGGCCTTGCCTCGATAAGGGCTGGCTACATGATAGCTGATTCCTCTGTCGTTGATGCCCTCTACAGGATTAAGTCGCCATTCAGTGTAAGCTCAGTTACAATGGCCATAGCCCAAACCCTCCTTGAGCACTATGAGGTCGTTGAGGAGAGGGTTAAGTTCATAATGAAGGAGAGGGAGAGAATGTACGAGGAGCTTATGCCTTATGCTTATCCAAGCGATGCTAACTTCCTCCTCGTAAAGCTTGACGCTTACAACTACCTTTTGGATAGGGGAATAGTTGTTAGGAAGCTTTCGGGCAGGCTTCAGGGCCACATTAGGATTACTGTTGGAAAGAGAGAAGAAAACGATGAAGTTATTAAAGCGCTGAAGGAATTTGCCAAAGAACTTTAA
- a CDS encoding AbrB/MazE/SpoVT family DNA-binding domain-containing protein: MVSIRLKVGPKGQIVIPKVFREAYGIEEGGEVVVIPTKEGLLIKRKKSPEELIKELREWKKRVEGIPAKLGDLKDIDLEVEFDEDLS, encoded by the coding sequence ATGGTGAGCATAAGGCTGAAAGTTGGGCCTAAAGGTCAGATAGTTATACCCAAGGTTTTCAGGGAGGCCTACGGCATAGAGGAGGGCGGTGAGGTGGTGGTAATACCAACGAAGGAAGGCTTACTGATCAAGAGGAAGAAGTCACCTGAGGAGCTCATTAAGGAACTTAGGGAATGGAAGAAGAGAGTTGAAGGAATTCCAGCAAAACTTGGTGATCTAAAGGACATAGACTTGGAGGTTGAGTTTGATGAAGATCTTTCTTGA